From a region of the Qipengyuania spongiae genome:
- a CDS encoding right-handed parallel beta-helix repeat-containing protein: MNPISIPALLVAGLALAAVPAAAPLAQPGGAPFTVAETGQGYGSLQQALDAIGSGSGSVMVAPGTYRECAVQEAGRVAIRAVEPGRATFDGVACEGKAAFVLRGDSTFVEGIVFANLAVEDGNGAGIRMEGGQVTVSQSWFRDSQQGILTHADPAGRLTVDKSTFSDLGTCEGAGGCAHSIYAGELGEVVVTRTRFERGAGGHYLKSRAARTDTRDSSFDDAAGRGTNYMIDLPNGGTGAIEGNRFVQGRDKENYSAFIAVGAEGASFSSDGLRITGNDARFAPGVRRSSAFVADWTGDRLVIEGNTLGTGLTRLERR; the protein is encoded by the coding sequence ATGAACCCGATCTCGATTCCCGCCCTGCTCGTCGCCGGCCTCGCTCTCGCCGCCGTCCCAGCCGCCGCGCCGCTCGCTCAGCCGGGCGGGGCGCCGTTCACCGTCGCCGAGACGGGGCAGGGATACGGATCGTTGCAGCAGGCGCTCGACGCGATCGGATCGGGCAGCGGCAGCGTGATGGTCGCCCCCGGCACCTATCGCGAATGCGCGGTGCAGGAAGCCGGGCGGGTGGCCATCCGCGCGGTCGAGCCGGGCCGGGCGACCTTCGACGGCGTCGCCTGCGAGGGCAAAGCCGCCTTCGTCCTGCGCGGCGACAGTACCTTCGTCGAAGGAATCGTCTTTGCCAATCTCGCGGTCGAGGACGGTAATGGTGCAGGCATCCGGATGGAAGGCGGCCAGGTTACCGTATCGCAGAGCTGGTTCCGCGACAGTCAGCAGGGCATCCTCACCCATGCCGATCCGGCGGGCCGCCTCACGGTCGACAAGTCGACCTTCAGCGACCTCGGCACCTGCGAGGGCGCGGGGGGCTGCGCGCATTCGATCTATGCCGGCGAACTCGGCGAAGTGGTCGTCACCCGCACGCGGTTCGAGCGGGGGGCCGGCGGCCATTACTTGAAGTCCCGCGCCGCGCGCACCGATACCCGCGACAGCAGCTTCGACGATGCCGCCGGGCGGGGCACCAATTACATGATCGACCTCCCCAATGGCGGGACCGGTGCGATCGAGGGCAATCGCTTCGTCCAGGGGCGCGACAAGGAGAACTATTCGGCCTTCATCGCGGTCGGAGCGGAAGGGGCAAGCTTTAGCTCGGACGGGTTGCGGATCACCGGCAACGACGCGCGTTTCGCGCCGGGCGTGCGGCGCTCGAGTGCCTTCGTGGCCGACTGGACCGGCGACAGGCTGGTAATCGAAGGCAACACGCTCGGCACGGGCCTCACGCGGCTGGAGCGGCGTTAA
- the recQ gene encoding DNA helicase RecQ — MTDTVEIEDELAPARETLRRVFGFDGFRGRQSDVVSRTLAGRSTLAVMPTGAGKSLTYQLPAVMLDGCCVVVSPLIALMHDQLRAARANGIRAATLTSVDEDWRETIAAFRAGELDLLYVAPERASQPGFRDLLSSAPLALFAVDEAHCVSEWGHDFRPDYRQLRPLMDAFPAVPRLALTATADAQTRADVMAQLGIPEDGLVLAGFDRPNIRYAMRHRDNPVRQIAALMAEQPGPGIVYAPTRRKVEDLAEKLAAATGREVRAYHAGLDPAMRAANQQAFVASEDMVVVATIAFGMGIDKPDVRFVAHAGIPKSIEAYYQETGRAGRDGDPALTTMFWGAGDFATARQRLGELPTDRQASERARLDALAGLVETAECRRAVLLRHFGEDPPETCGNCDNCLERPGVTDVTQLARKLLSAVYRTGQSFGFGHVQKVLTGARDERVEQRGHDRLSVFGIVEDKEAGLLRPLSRALQARGALVATEHGGLALGGDAREIITGEKPVEIVVPPERERGGRRSRDSAPNPVGDPLFEALREVRRELAQEAGVPPYVVFHDSTLREMTQERPATLAALGAIGGVGAKKLEAYGARFLKAIADN, encoded by the coding sequence ATGACCGACACTGTCGAAATCGAGGACGAACTCGCCCCGGCGCGCGAGACCCTGCGCCGCGTGTTCGGCTTCGACGGGTTTCGCGGGCGCCAAAGCGATGTGGTCTCGCGCACCCTTGCCGGACGATCCACGCTGGCGGTGATGCCGACCGGCGCGGGCAAGTCGCTGACCTACCAGCTTCCCGCGGTGATGCTGGACGGGTGCTGCGTGGTCGTCAGCCCGTTGATCGCGCTGATGCACGACCAGTTGCGCGCAGCGCGGGCCAACGGCATTCGCGCCGCCACCCTCACCAGCGTCGACGAGGACTGGCGCGAGACCATCGCCGCTTTCCGCGCGGGCGAGCTCGACCTGCTCTACGTCGCGCCCGAACGCGCCAGCCAGCCGGGTTTCCGCGATTTGCTCTCCAGCGCTCCGCTGGCGCTGTTCGCGGTGGATGAGGCGCATTGCGTGTCCGAATGGGGCCACGATTTCCGTCCTGACTACCGCCAGCTGCGCCCACTGATGGACGCCTTTCCGGCCGTGCCCCGCCTCGCGCTGACCGCCACCGCCGACGCGCAGACCCGCGCCGACGTGATGGCCCAGCTCGGCATTCCTGAGGACGGGCTGGTGCTCGCCGGCTTCGACCGGCCGAACATCCGCTACGCCATGCGCCATCGCGACAATCCGGTGCGCCAGATCGCCGCGCTGATGGCCGAGCAGCCCGGCCCCGGCATCGTCTATGCGCCGACCCGCCGCAAGGTGGAGGACCTCGCCGAAAAGCTCGCCGCCGCGACCGGACGGGAGGTGCGCGCCTATCACGCCGGGCTCGATCCTGCGATGCGCGCGGCGAACCAGCAGGCCTTCGTGGCAAGCGAAGACATGGTGGTCGTCGCCACGATCGCTTTCGGCATGGGGATCGACAAGCCGGACGTGCGCTTCGTCGCCCATGCGGGTATCCCGAAATCGATCGAGGCCTATTATCAGGAAACCGGCCGCGCCGGCCGCGACGGGGACCCGGCGCTGACGACGATGTTCTGGGGCGCCGGCGATTTCGCCACCGCACGCCAGCGGCTGGGCGAACTGCCTACGGACCGGCAGGCGAGCGAGCGCGCCCGGCTCGACGCGCTGGCGGGACTGGTGGAGACCGCCGAATGTCGCCGCGCGGTGCTGTTGCGCCATTTCGGGGAGGACCCGCCGGAGACTTGCGGCAATTGCGACAATTGCCTCGAGCGGCCCGGCGTGACCGACGTCACCCAGCTTGCGCGCAAGCTCCTCTCGGCGGTTTACCGCACCGGGCAGAGCTTCGGCTTCGGCCATGTCCAGAAGGTGCTGACCGGCGCGCGGGACGAGCGGGTCGAGCAGCGCGGGCACGACCGCCTGTCGGTGTTCGGCATCGTCGAGGACAAGGAGGCGGGGCTGTTGCGTCCGCTCTCGCGCGCATTGCAGGCGCGCGGCGCGCTGGTCGCGACCGAGCATGGCGGGCTGGCGCTCGGCGGGGACGCACGGGAGATCATCACCGGCGAGAAGCCGGTGGAGATCGTCGTTCCGCCGGAACGCGAGCGGGGCGGACGGCGTTCGCGCGATTCGGCGCCCAATCCGGTCGGCGACCCGCTGTTCGAGGCACTGCGCGAGGTGCGGCGCGAACTGGCGCAGGAAGCGGGCGTGCCGCCCTATGTGGTGTTCCACGATTCGACCTTGCGCGAAATGACGCAGGAGCGCCCCGCCACGCTCGCGGCCTTAGGGGCGATCGGCGGTGTCGGAGCGAAGAAGCTCGAGGCCTACGGCGCGCGGTTCCTGAAGGCGATCGCCGACAACTGA
- the ribA gene encoding GTP cyclohydrolase II yields MTSEPGSARAAAQAIDGLRHGWPIAIDAAPVLQPVETAYGPELLADTMLISASRAATLKLANQREAAVPGEPVLLRGAEPFDRDMALAVADPALDLARPMKGPFKAVGCEWDEVARTALELARIAGILPAFMVAPDKAEEPVRLVNADLAAFVDPARLLIASRARLPVSVAENAEIVAFRSPADTREHVALVIGNRTGEKIPLVRLHSECLTGDVFGSLKCDCGPQLDGALAAMAREAQESDGWGVVLYMRQEGRGIGLVNKLRAYRLQDQGFDTVDANTRLGLPDEARDFPAAARMLDLLGIGAIRLLTNNPAKVEALAAHGVAVAERVPHALPDNPHNAHYLATKRDRAGHLLP; encoded by the coding sequence CTGACAAGCGAACCGGGATCGGCACGGGCCGCGGCGCAGGCGATCGACGGTTTGCGCCACGGATGGCCGATCGCGATCGACGCCGCGCCGGTCCTGCAGCCGGTCGAGACGGCCTATGGGCCGGAATTGCTCGCCGACACCATGCTGATCTCGGCCAGCCGCGCCGCCACCCTGAAGCTCGCCAACCAGCGCGAGGCGGCGGTGCCGGGCGAGCCCGTGCTGCTGCGCGGGGCGGAACCTTTCGACCGTGACATGGCGTTGGCCGTGGCGGACCCGGCGCTCGACCTCGCCCGCCCGATGAAGGGTCCGTTCAAGGCGGTCGGCTGTGAGTGGGACGAGGTGGCGCGCACCGCGCTCGAACTTGCCCGGATCGCGGGCATCCTGCCCGCTTTCATGGTCGCGCCGGACAAGGCCGAGGAACCGGTGCGCCTCGTCAATGCCGATCTTGCCGCCTTCGTCGATCCGGCCAGGCTCCTGATCGCCAGTCGTGCGCGTTTGCCTGTCAGCGTGGCGGAGAACGCCGAGATCGTCGCTTTCCGCAGCCCGGCCGATACGCGCGAGCATGTGGCCCTCGTCATCGGCAACCGCACGGGGGAAAAGATTCCACTGGTCCGCCTTCATTCCGAATGCCTCACCGGCGATGTCTTCGGCAGCCTCAAATGCGATTGCGGACCGCAGCTCGACGGCGCACTGGCGGCGATGGCGCGCGAGGCGCAGGAGAGCGATGGCTGGGGCGTGGTGCTATACATGCGGCAGGAGGGGCGCGGCATCGGCCTCGTCAACAAGCTGCGCGCCTATCGTCTGCAGGATCAGGGCTTCGACACGGTGGACGCCAACACACGGCTGGGCCTGCCCGACGAGGCGCGCGATTTTCCCGCCGCCGCGCGGATGCTCGACCTGCTGGGCATCGGCGCGATCCGACTTTTGACCAACAACCCGGCCAAGGTCGAAGCGCTTGCCGCGCACGGAGTCGCGGTGGCGGAACGCGTGCCCCACGCCCTGCCCGACAACCCGCACAACGCGCATTACCTCGCCACCAAGCGCGACCGTGCGGGCCATCTGTTGCCTTGA
- the rpmG gene encoding 50S ribosomal protein L33 → MAKPATVKIKLVSTADTGFYYVTKKNPRNITEKMTFRKYDPVARKHVEFKEAKIK, encoded by the coding sequence ATGGCGAAGCCCGCAACCGTCAAGATCAAGCTCGTCTCGACCGCAGACACGGGCTTCTACTACGTGACCAAGAAGAACCCGCGCAACATCACCGAGAAGATGACCTTCCGGAAATACGATCCGGTCGCGCGCAAGCATGTCGAGTTCAAGGAAGCCAAGATCAAGTAA
- a CDS encoding tetratricopeptide repeat protein — protein MRSFITRPLLGIAAAVALIGNTPAEIDDLMASGGEAQAFAAAEAGADAGDAELTGYLGWFYDNGRFVPRDAARAAELYRAGAEKGDAFSQWRLAVMIDEGSVPGSLEEAVALFRKAAAQRNSDGMVGLAVMHATGRGTERDFEATMRYYQAAARLGNPHGLQGIGVLYANGEGVTRDMDEAVAYWIVASVAGDATSEELLAKFMPQGEAQIADRVVERADRIARNYNLARFDMTADRSR, from the coding sequence ATGCGTTCGTTCATCACCCGCCCCCTGCTCGGAATCGCCGCCGCCGTGGCATTGATCGGGAACACGCCAGCGGAGATCGATGATCTGATGGCATCCGGCGGCGAGGCGCAGGCTTTCGCCGCGGCCGAAGCCGGTGCGGATGCGGGCGATGCCGAACTGACCGGCTATCTCGGCTGGTTTTACGACAATGGCCGCTTCGTGCCGCGTGATGCCGCGCGTGCTGCCGAACTTTACCGCGCCGGTGCCGAGAAAGGCGACGCGTTCTCGCAATGGCGCCTCGCCGTGATGATCGACGAAGGCTCCGTGCCGGGGTCGCTGGAAGAAGCGGTCGCGCTGTTTCGCAAGGCCGCCGCGCAGCGCAATTCCGATGGCATGGTCGGACTTGCCGTCATGCATGCCACCGGCCGGGGCACGGAGCGCGATTTCGAGGCCACCATGCGCTATTACCAAGCCGCCGCGCGGCTCGGCAATCCGCATGGGCTTCAGGGCATCGGCGTGCTCTACGCCAATGGCGAAGGCGTGACCCGCGACATGGACGAGGCGGTCGCCTACTGGATCGTCGCAAGCGTTGCGGGCGATGCGACGTCTGAGGAGCTGCTGGCAAAGTTCATGCCGCAGGGCGAGGCGCAGATCGCCGACCGCGTGGTCGAACGGGCCGACCGCATCGCGCGCAATTACAATCTCGCGCGCTTCGACATGACCGCCGACCGGAGCCGTTAA
- a CDS encoding alkaline phosphatase: protein MIRTPLALGVAAAALAPLLGGCTTSATGAERVASAPTASASDAPRAKNVILFIGDGMGISTITAARIYAGQKRGQSGEEYVLPFETFDHVALVKTYNTDAQVPDSAGTASAIHTGVKTRIGMLGIGPDAPRGDCRAGEQYSLPLLGEEVKRRGLALGIVSTARLTHATPASVYARSVDRNWEMDGAIPSEQANFGCRDIARQLVETDFDMALGGGRATFFGKAGQGQRTVESDDLPAEWVARTGGTVVSTAAELAAAPEGKPVFGLFSPSHMTYMGERGSDSTEPTLTQMTAAAINRLDDDPQGYYLMVESGRIDHGHHAGQAGYALEEADEFANAIQYAIDHTDPAETLIMVTADHSHVFTMSGYPKRGNPILGLVEAPEGGGEDGPAGEGPVLAADGKPYTTLGYANGPGAVTGERPVPETGIAARQQSLIPLGSETHGGEDVALFADGPGSDGVKGVIEQNLIYHIIRRAFGWE, encoded by the coding sequence ATGATCCGTACCCCCCTCGCTCTGGGCGTGGCCGCCGCCGCCCTTGCGCCCCTTCTCGGCGGATGCACGACGAGCGCGACCGGCGCGGAGCGCGTGGCCTCCGCACCCACTGCTTCTGCCTCGGATGCGCCGCGCGCGAAGAACGTCATCCTCTTCATCGGCGACGGCATGGGCATTTCCACCATCACCGCCGCGCGAATCTATGCCGGGCAGAAGCGCGGGCAGAGCGGCGAGGAATATGTCTTGCCGTTCGAGACATTCGACCACGTCGCGCTGGTCAAGACCTACAACACCGACGCGCAGGTGCCCGACAGCGCCGGCACCGCGAGCGCGATCCACACCGGTGTCAAGACGCGGATCGGGATGCTCGGCATCGGGCCGGACGCGCCGCGCGGCGATTGCCGGGCCGGGGAGCAATACAGCCTGCCCCTGCTCGGCGAGGAGGTGAAGCGCCGCGGCCTCGCGCTCGGCATCGTCAGCACCGCGCGGCTGACCCACGCGACGCCCGCCTCGGTCTATGCCCGCAGCGTCGACCGCAATTGGGAGATGGACGGGGCGATCCCCTCCGAACAGGCCAATTTCGGCTGTCGCGACATCGCCCGCCAGCTGGTCGAGACCGATTTCGACATGGCGCTCGGCGGCGGACGCGCGACGTTCTTCGGCAAGGCGGGCCAGGGTCAACGGACAGTCGAGAGCGACGATCTGCCCGCCGAATGGGTCGCCCGCACCGGCGGCACCGTGGTTTCGACCGCCGCGGAGCTCGCCGCCGCGCCTGAAGGCAAGCCGGTTTTCGGCCTCTTTTCGCCCAGCCACATGACCTACATGGGCGAGCGCGGGAGCGACAGCACCGAACCCACGCTGACGCAGATGACCGCCGCGGCGATCAACCGGCTCGATGATGATCCGCAGGGCTATTACCTGATGGTCGAGAGCGGCCGGATCGATCACGGCCACCATGCGGGGCAAGCGGGCTATGCGCTGGAGGAGGCGGACGAATTCGCAAACGCTATCCAGTACGCGATCGACCACACCGATCCGGCCGAGACGCTGATCATGGTGACCGCCGATCACAGCCACGTCTTCACCATGTCCGGCTATCCCAAGCGCGGCAATCCGATTCTCGGCCTCGTCGAGGCGCCCGAGGGCGGCGGGGAGGACGGTCCGGCGGGCGAAGGTCCGGTGCTGGCGGCGGACGGCAAGCCCTACACAACGCTCGGCTACGCCAACGGTCCAGGCGCGGTTACGGGAGAGCGTCCGGTGCCGGAAACCGGCATCGCCGCGCGCCAGCAATCGCTGATCCCGCTGGGCTCCGAAACGCATGGAGGCGAGGATGTCGCCCTGTTCGCCGATGGTCCGGGCAGCGACGGGGTGAAGGGGGTGATCGAGCAGAACCTGATCTACCACATCATCCGCCGCGCCTTCGGCTGGGAATAA
- the xth gene encoding exodeoxyribonuclease III, whose protein sequence is MLSVASWNINSVRLRMPIVERFLKEQAPDILCLQEIKCQEHQFPYEAFRAAGYEHFAVHGQKGYHGVATVGKVPFRDFSKHDWQDNGEARHVGVELTDPAHQGAIVENVYVPAGGDIPDREQNLKFGQKLDFLERMTRWADAVDRPTLIVGDFNIAPLESDVWSHRQLLKVVSHTPIEVESLQRFMDAHGWADIGRQHIAAPNRYYSWWSYRSKDWQANDRGRRLDHMWASPELAAQATGHRVHEDARGWEKPSDHVPLVTEFDL, encoded by the coding sequence ATGCTTTCTGTCGCCAGCTGGAATATCAATTCGGTGCGCCTGCGCATGCCGATCGTGGAGCGTTTCCTGAAGGAACAGGCGCCCGACATCCTGTGCCTGCAGGAGATCAAGTGCCAGGAGCACCAGTTCCCTTACGAGGCGTTTCGCGCGGCCGGCTACGAGCATTTCGCGGTCCACGGCCAGAAGGGCTATCACGGGGTCGCGACCGTCGGAAAAGTTCCGTTCCGCGATTTCTCGAAGCATGACTGGCAGGACAACGGCGAGGCGCGCCACGTCGGTGTGGAGCTGACCGACCCGGCACACCAGGGCGCGATCGTCGAGAACGTCTACGTGCCCGCCGGCGGCGACATTCCCGACCGCGAGCAGAATCTCAAATTCGGCCAGAAGCTCGACTTCCTCGAACGGATGACGCGCTGGGCCGACGCGGTCGACCGGCCGACTCTGATCGTCGGCGATTTCAACATCGCGCCGCTCGAAAGCGACGTGTGGAGCCACAGGCAATTGCTCAAGGTCGTCAGCCACACGCCCATCGAGGTCGAGAGCCTCCAGCGCTTCATGGACGCGCATGGCTGGGCCGATATCGGGCGCCAGCACATCGCCGCGCCGAACCGCTATTACAGCTGGTGGAGCTACCGCTCGAAGGACTGGCAGGCCAACGATCGCGGACGCCGGCTCGACCACATGTGGGCGAGCCCCGAGCTTGCGGCGCAAGCGACCGGCCACCGCGTTCACGAGGATGCGCGGGGGTGGGAGAAGCCGTCCGACCATGTCCCGCTCGTGACCGAGTTCGACCTCTGA
- a CDS encoding CoA transferase: MQDFLKGLSLLEVSSFVASPTVGLYCGQFGAEVIRVDHTGGGLDYDRYMLADNGRSLAWENLNRAKKSVALDLRSEEGRELCVELARTTGQCVTNLPQKSFLSHAAMAKGREDMISVRIMGWHDGRQAMDFTVNAASGYPLMTGPGEWDPAEAPPVNQLMPAWDFLTGAYCAFTLLAALRHREATGEGAEIRVPLGDVAIGTLANSGTMAEMLYRGGDRERLGNAIWGAFGRDFRSRDGVRFMVAALTAKQWAGIVEAFGLADAIATLETELGVRFADGDAPRFEHRERLFALFQDVAGQHDYAALEARMAAAGTTYERYRTPYEAARDPALVGDNPLFAMTEDNPSGESYPAARSFANMPGTNRAAPVRAPYLGEHTEEVLAERLGLSGAAIGGLIDRGIAAPSDAGRDYSHRRLSPV; the protein is encoded by the coding sequence TTGCAGGATTTCCTGAAGGGCCTGTCGCTGCTGGAGGTTTCCAGCTTCGTCGCTTCGCCCACGGTAGGGCTCTATTGCGGGCAGTTCGGGGCCGAGGTGATCCGGGTGGACCACACGGGCGGCGGGCTCGATTACGACCGTTACATGCTGGCCGACAACGGCCGCTCGCTCGCTTGGGAAAATCTCAACCGGGCGAAGAAATCGGTCGCGCTCGATCTGCGCAGCGAGGAGGGGCGCGAATTGTGCGTCGAACTGGCGCGCACGACCGGCCAGTGCGTCACCAACCTGCCGCAGAAGAGCTTCCTTTCCCACGCCGCCATGGCAAAGGGGCGCGAGGACATGATCAGCGTGCGGATCATGGGCTGGCATGACGGGCGGCAGGCGATGGACTTCACCGTCAACGCGGCGAGCGGTTATCCGCTGATGACCGGCCCCGGGGAATGGGACCCGGCCGAGGCGCCGCCGGTCAACCAGCTGATGCCGGCCTGGGATTTCCTAACCGGCGCCTATTGCGCCTTCACTCTGCTCGCCGCGCTGCGCCATCGCGAGGCGACCGGCGAAGGGGCGGAAATCCGCGTGCCGCTGGGCGATGTCGCCATCGGGACGCTCGCCAATTCCGGCACCATGGCCGAGATGCTGTATCGCGGCGGCGACCGCGAGCGGCTGGGCAATGCCATCTGGGGTGCATTCGGCCGAGACTTTCGCAGCCGCGACGGCGTGCGCTTCATGGTCGCCGCACTGACCGCCAAGCAATGGGCGGGCATCGTCGAGGCGTTCGGCCTGGCCGACGCCATCGCCACGCTCGAAACCGAGCTCGGCGTCCGCTTCGCCGATGGCGATGCGCCGCGCTTCGAACATCGCGAGCGCCTGTTCGCCCTGTTTCAGGATGTCGCGGGGCAGCACGATTACGCTGCTTTGGAGGCGCGCATGGCTGCCGCAGGCACGACCTATGAGCGCTACCGCACGCCCTACGAAGCGGCGCGCGATCCGGCGCTGGTGGGCGACAATCCACTGTTCGCCATGACCGAGGACAATCCGAGCGGCGAGTCCTATCCCGCTGCGCGCAGCTTCGCCAATATGCCCGGGACAAATCGCGCGGCCCCCGTGCGCGCGCCCTATCTCGGCGAGCATACCGAGGAAGTTCTGGCCGAAAGGCTCGGCCTGTCCGGCGCCGCGATCGGCGGCCTGATCGATCGGGGCATCGCCGCGCCGAGCGATGCGGGACGCGACTATTCTCACCGCCGGCTCTCGCCCGTGTAA
- a CDS encoding acyl-CoA dehydrogenase family protein → METMPVNEGMDSETFDQFLDQLHRYVRERLIPAEPEVIAEDRVPDDILTEMKEMGLFGLTVPEEFGGAGLNTTQYAKVVQAMAYAAPAFRSIFSINVGMFNSAIKNGGTEAQKAEWWPRVAEGSIACFGLTEPGSGSDSAAMQTSARPDADGNGWILNGTKRYITNAPHADVALIMARTEKDAQPKNAHVSAFIVPMDTAGVSVGSPDKKMGQAGSHIADVMLDDVHVPGDALLGGETGQGFRFAMMSLDNGRISVGAASAGYARRALDSATKYASERQAFGEPIANFQLIQQMLAESWTEIYAAEAMMADVTARVDRGENTVKHAAAFKVFASEMCGRVVDRVVQIYGGAGYLAEYDAERFFRDARIYRIYEGTTQILQLQIAKHMLRDFAAGL, encoded by the coding sequence ATGGAGACGATGCCGGTGAATGAGGGAATGGACAGCGAGACTTTCGACCAATTCCTCGATCAGCTGCATCGCTATGTCCGCGAACGGCTGATTCCGGCCGAACCCGAGGTCATCGCCGAGGACAGGGTACCCGACGACATCCTCACCGAGATGAAGGAGATGGGCCTGTTCGGCCTGACCGTGCCCGAGGAATTCGGCGGCGCGGGTCTCAACACCACGCAATATGCCAAAGTCGTCCAAGCCATGGCCTACGCCGCGCCGGCCTTTCGCTCAATCTTCTCGATCAATGTCGGCATGTTCAATTCCGCGATCAAGAATGGCGGGACCGAGGCGCAGAAGGCCGAATGGTGGCCTAGGGTCGCTGAAGGTTCGATCGCCTGCTTCGGCCTGACCGAACCGGGATCGGGCAGCGACAGCGCCGCGATGCAGACCTCTGCACGCCCCGATGCCGACGGCAATGGCTGGATCCTCAACGGCACCAAGCGCTACATCACCAACGCGCCGCACGCCGACGTCGCGCTGATCATGGCGCGGACCGAGAAGGACGCGCAGCCCAAGAACGCGCATGTCAGCGCCTTCATCGTGCCCATGGACACTGCCGGCGTATCGGTCGGCAGCCCCGACAAGAAAATGGGCCAGGCCGGCAGCCATATTGCCGATGTCATGCTCGACGACGTCCACGTGCCGGGCGATGCGCTGCTCGGCGGCGAAACGGGGCAGGGCTTCCGCTTCGCCATGATGAGCCTCGACAATGGCCGCATCTCGGTCGGCGCGGCGAGCGCGGGCTATGCGCGCCGGGCGCTCGACAGCGCGACGAAATACGCCAGCGAACGACAGGCTTTCGGTGAGCCGATCGCCAACTTCCAGCTGATCCAGCAGATGCTGGCCGAAAGCTGGACCGAGATTTACGCTGCCGAGGCGATGATGGCGGACGTCACCGCGCGGGTCGACCGGGGGGAGAACACCGTCAAGCACGCCGCCGCCTTCAAGGTCTTCGCCTCAGAGATGTGCGGCCGCGTGGTCGACCGGGTGGTGCAGATCTATGGCGGCGCGGGCTACCTCGCCGAATACGACGCGGAACGCTTCTTCCGCGATGCGCGCATCTACCGCATATACGAAGGAACCACGCAGATTCTCCAGCTGCAGATCGCCAAGCACATGCTGCGCGATTTCGCCGCCGGGCTCTGA
- a CDS encoding LolA family protein, which translates to MRTLRIPHGKSIASAMALAVAAAVPATYFAAPAPAVAAEGDLDRAVAALRGISTMKAAFTQTDRQGRTIGGELTLKRPGKIRFEYDKSANMLVVSNGKSLYLVDYEVDQVQRWPISNSPLGALLDPNRDVKQYGKLVPTGNAGVVSVEVRDPKRPEYGMITLIFTRNASAPGGLQLTNWVALDSQNNRTTVRLSNQRYGVSVADSEFTFRDPRRSSRRPG; encoded by the coding sequence ATGAGAACATTGCGCATACCTCACGGTAAATCGATCGCTTCGGCCATGGCGCTTGCCGTGGCCGCGGCCGTTCCCGCAACCTATTTCGCGGCGCCCGCCCCGGCCGTCGCTGCCGAGGGCGATCTTGACCGCGCCGTCGCCGCCCTGCGCGGCATCTCGACGATGAAAGCGGCGTTCACCCAGACCGATCGCCAAGGCCGCACCATCGGCGGCGAACTGACGCTGAAGCGCCCGGGTAAGATCCGCTTCGAATACGACAAGAGCGCCAATATGCTCGTCGTCTCGAACGGCAAGTCGCTCTACCTCGTCGATTACGAGGTGGATCAGGTCCAGCGCTGGCCGATCAGCAATTCGCCGCTCGGCGCCCTCCTCGATCCCAATCGCGACGTGAAGCAGTACGGCAAGCTCGTACCGACCGGTAATGCCGGAGTCGTAAGCGTCGAGGTGCGCGATCCCAAGCGACCCGAATACGGAATGATCACCTTGATCTTCACGCGCAACGCGTCGGCGCCGGGCGGATTGCAGCTGACCAACTGGGTGGCGCTCGATTCGCAGAACAACCGCACCACCGTGCGGCTTTCGAACCAGCGTTACGGGGTGTCGGTGGCGGATAGTGAATTCACCTTCCGTGACCCGCGCCGCTCGTCCCGCCGACCGGGCTGA